One window of Polynucleobacter sp. HIN5 genomic DNA carries:
- the murC gene encoding UDP-N-acetylmuramate--L-alanine ligase: protein MKHIVQHIHFVGIGGAGMCGIAEVLLNLGYRVSGSDLAESAVTKRLIGLGAQITIGHDAKNIGDAEAVVISSAVTGNNPEVLAARANRIPVIQRAVMLGELMRLKQGIAIAGTHGKTTTTSLVASVLAEGGFDPTFVIGGKLNSAGVNARLGQGDFIVVEADESDASFLQLYPAMEVITNIDADHMDTYQHDMTRLKQTFVQFTQRMPFYGIAVLCIEDSNVRDILPFVSQPILRYGFSEEADIRATDIKAVGTQMHFTVHRRAIRRHGPRPGPLSMVLNLPGKHNVLNALAAIGIATELGVSDEAITNALGKFSGVGRRFQHYGDIALAGGGVFTLIDDYGHHPVEMNATLAAARGAYPNRRLVLAFQPHRFTRTRDCFGEFVNVLRQFDAVVLTNVYPAGEARIAGADSKSLMKALGKATAVQVVEDLQEIPAALSGLLQNGDVLITMGAGSISKLPQMLVENGHG from the coding sequence ATGAAGCATATCGTTCAGCACATTCATTTTGTAGGAATTGGCGGAGCCGGCATGTGCGGCATTGCCGAAGTGCTGCTCAATTTAGGCTATCGCGTTTCCGGATCGGATTTAGCGGAGTCCGCGGTGACTAAGCGATTAATTGGTTTGGGCGCACAAATTACGATTGGGCACGATGCGAAGAATATCGGCGATGCCGAAGCAGTGGTAATTTCGTCGGCGGTCACTGGTAATAATCCAGAAGTGCTTGCTGCAAGAGCCAATCGGATTCCGGTGATCCAGCGCGCAGTGATGCTTGGGGAGTTAATGCGTTTAAAGCAGGGAATCGCAATCGCTGGTACGCATGGCAAAACCACGACAACAAGTTTAGTTGCCTCGGTCCTTGCAGAGGGTGGCTTCGATCCAACCTTCGTGATTGGTGGAAAGTTAAATTCTGCGGGCGTCAATGCACGCTTAGGGCAGGGTGACTTCATTGTGGTGGAGGCCGATGAATCGGATGCCTCGTTCTTGCAACTCTATCCAGCCATGGAAGTGATCACCAATATCGATGCGGATCATATGGATACCTATCAGCACGATATGACCCGTTTAAAGCAAACCTTTGTGCAATTTACGCAACGCATGCCATTCTATGGAATCGCAGTACTTTGCATTGAAGATAGTAATGTTCGAGATATTCTGCCGTTTGTTTCGCAACCAATCTTACGCTACGGATTTTCTGAAGAGGCTGATATTCGCGCAACGGATATCAAAGCCGTTGGCACGCAAATGCACTTTACAGTTCATCGTCGCGCAATTCGGCGGCATGGTCCCCGACCCGGACCCTTGTCGATGGTTCTTAATTTGCCGGGTAAGCACAATGTTCTTAATGCATTAGCGGCGATTGGAATTGCAACCGAACTAGGCGTGAGTGATGAGGCAATTACAAATGCCTTAGGAAAATTTAGCGGTGTCGGGCGTCGGTTCCAACACTATGGGGATATTGCGTTAGCGGGTGGCGGAGTATTTACCTTGATAGATGATTATGGTCATCATCCCGTTGAAATGAATGCAACCTTAGCGGCTGCACGTGGCGCGTATCCAAATCGGCGTTTAGTTTTAGCATTTCAGCCCCATCGATTTACTCGTACTCGCGATTGTTTTGGTGAATTTGTCAATGTGTTGCGCCAGTTTGATGCGGTGGTCCTCACCAACGTGTATCCGGCTGGTGAGGCACGCATTGCCGGTGCGGACAGTAAAAGCTTGATGAAAGCATTAGGTAAAGCGACTGCAGTCCAAGTGGTTGAAGATCTTCAGGAGATTCCTGCTGCATTAAGTGGACTTCTCCAAAATGGTGATGTCTTGATTACGATGGGCGCTGGCTCCATTTCCAAATTGCCCCAGATGCTCGTGGAGAATGGCCATGGCTAA